From Janthinobacterium sp. 67, a single genomic window includes:
- a CDS encoding cupin domain-containing protein, whose protein sequence is MALEVRCMSHAESDHVNNGQDETVYVVISGYGVLRSDDSEMQCTAGDVLFVPRGCSHHFERLDGDIKIWRISPVMP, encoded by the coding sequence ATGGCACTTGAAGTTCGATGCATGTCTCATGCAGAAAGTGACCACGTAAATAATGGCCAAGATGAAACCGTATATGTCGTGATTTCGGGTTACGGTGTATTACGTAGTGATGATTCAGAGATGCAATGCACCGCTGGCGATGTATTGTTCGTTCCAAGAGGATGTTCGCATCACTTCGAGCGGTTGGACGGTGATATCAAGATATGGAGAATCTCACCAGTTATGCCGTAA
- a CDS encoding LysR family transcriptional regulator, producing the protein NLGLTQPAVSNALSRLRKMLGDELFLRTARGMEPTPYATLLAEPIAYALATIRDTLDRQLEFDPAASVRKFTIAMTDLGEIHFLPKLMSRLAEAAPGVTVSTVRNTNVNLADELEAGRVDIAIGLLPQLKGGFFQRLLFRQRYVCVLRKGHPLDKGAMTLDDFEGAQHVVVVAGGTGHAIADDTIQRRGIKRNIRLSVPHFIALGHILARTDLIATIPERYVRESMGPFGLTYLAHPVPIPEFDVNLFWHAKFHKEPGNQWLRNLIAELAID; encoded by the coding sequence AAACCTCGGCCTGACACAGCCTGCCGTCAGCAATGCGCTGAGCCGCCTGCGGAAAATGCTGGGCGACGAACTGTTCCTGCGCACGGCGCGCGGAATGGAACCGACGCCATATGCCACCTTGTTGGCCGAGCCGATCGCCTATGCGCTGGCCACTATCCGTGACACGCTGGACCGGCAGCTCGAGTTCGATCCTGCGGCGAGCGTGCGCAAGTTCACGATCGCCATGACCGACCTGGGGGAAATCCACTTCCTGCCGAAGCTGATGAGCCGCCTGGCCGAGGCGGCGCCGGGCGTGACGGTCAGTACGGTGCGCAATACGAACGTCAACCTGGCAGACGAATTGGAAGCAGGACGGGTCGATATCGCGATTGGCCTGCTGCCGCAGCTGAAGGGGGGCTTCTTCCAGCGCCTGCTATTCCGCCAGCGCTATGTCTGCGTCCTGCGCAAGGGCCATCCGCTCGACAAGGGTGCGATGACGCTGGATGATTTCGAAGGCGCACAGCACGTGGTCGTGGTCGCAGGTGGCACCGGGCACGCCATCGCCGACGACACGATCCAGCGCAGGGGAATCAAGCGAAACATCAGGTTGAGCGTTCCGCACTTCATCGCGCTCGGCCATATCCTGGCGCGGACCGACCTGATCGCGACGATTCCCGAGCGGTATGTGCGCGAGAGCATGGGGCCGTTCGGGCTGACATACCTGGCTCATCCGGTTCCGATCCCGGAGTTCGACGTCAATCTGTTTTGGCATGCCAAGTTTCATAAGGAGCCTGGAAATCAGTGGCTGCGAAACCTGATCGCTGAGCTCGCGATTGACTGA